From Ascaphus truei isolate aAscTru1 chromosome 20, aAscTru1.hap1, whole genome shotgun sequence, one genomic window encodes:
- the LOC142470949 gene encoding extracellular calcium-sensing receptor-like: MSRSRFDNYQRVLAMQFAVQEINRDSELLPNVTLVLQVYDSFLLQFGIWDIFVNLAPKILESMWIQFCSPNSLAFSSQQISFFSTSSLLSDRTQFPSFFRTVPSDAFQSQGLAQLVLHFGWTWVGLVAVDNDYGQQGIQVVRREILKAGACVAFTENIMISQPDRNAAHIARVIKESTAKAVIIFSTDFDLPYILDEMLRQEVTGKILLASEAWATSPFLSVDKYLGLLSGTIGFALPSGTISGFKEFLNSIHPSMSMGGEWVKIFWEEAFSCKFLDQKTLTGSSVTSTKNCTGAENLENIQNRYNDVSDLRATYSAYNAVHVVAKALQDLTDCHEGEGPFSHGRCSDIWNFRPWQLLHYVKKVRMRTSSGRELFFNENGDPPAVYDIVNWQLSPEGGIKQVKVGSYDTKAPIGQVFTINASAVHWASGVREVPISVCNSSCLSGFRKATLRGKPVCCFQCVLCSRGEISNQTDSLYCSKCPWDMWPNLQRDKCLPKSREFLSYEEPLGVTLAVTSVSSSLFPVVMFALFIHFKTTPIVRANNYTLSCLLLLSLSLCFLCSLAFIGFPQPAKCLLRQVAFGIVFALCISCILAKTIMVVFAFKATKPGSNLRKWTCNQVSYLIVIVCILIQTFLCIFWLSFSPPFPELNIQTKSGVIIVECNEGFPIIFWGMLGYLGLLATVSFIVAFQARQLPDSFNEAKFITFSMLAFLSVWVSYIPASLSARGKYTVAMEVFAILSSSWALVVCMFVPKCFIILFQPNMNSREHLMGKERGQTHKVK; the protein is encoded by the exons ATGTCCAGGTCTCGTTTTGATAATTACCAGCGTGTCCTGGCAATGCAGTTTGCCGTGCAGGAGATCAACAGGGACAGTGAGCTTCTACCCAATGTCACCTTGGTCCTCCAAGTCTATGATTCAT TTTTGCTCCAGTTTGGCATCTGGGACATATTTGTAAATTTAGCCCCCAAAATCCTTGAATCAATGTGGATTCAGTTTTGTTCCCCAAACTCGCTGGCATTTTCCTCTCAACAGATCAGCTTCTTCTCCACTAGCTCCCTCCTGAGTGACCGGACACAGTTCCCTTCCTTCTTCCGGACTGTCCCCAGTGACGCCTTCCAGTCCCAGGGACTGGCCCAGCTAGTGCTGCACTTTGGCTGGACCTGGGTGGGGCTTGTGGCTGTTGACAATGATTATGGGCAACAGGGCATCCAGGTCGTCCGTAGAGAGATACTTAAGGCTGGAGCTTGCGTGGCCTTTACAGAAAACATCATGATAAGCCAGCCTGACCGCAATGCTGCACACATTGCCCGTGTCATCAAAGAGTCAACGGCCAAGGCTGTGATCATCTTCTCCACTGATTTTGACTTGCCTTACATTCTGGATGAgatgttgagacaggaagtgacagggaagattttgttggccagtgaagCTTGGGCTACTTCCCCCTTCTTATCAGTGGACAAATACTTAGGACTTCTTTCTGGAACAATTGGCTTTGCCCTCCCAAGCGGGACTATCTCGGGGTTTAAAGAGTTTCTCAACAGCATCCACCCATCCATGTCTATGGGAGGAGAGTGGGTGAAGAtattctgggaggaagctttcagCTGCAAGTTCCTGGACCAGAAAACCCTAACAGGCTCATCAGTGACGTCAACAAAAAATTGTACAGGAGCAGAAAATCTAGAAAACATCCAGAACCGCTACAATGACGTCTCCGATTTAAGAGCAACATACAGTGCCTATAATGCAGTTCATGTTGTAGCCAAAGCTTTGCAAGATTTGACTGACTGCCATGAAGGAGAAGGACCATTCTCACATGGAAGATGCTCAGATATTTGGAATTTCAGACCATGGCAG ctcttGCATTATGTGAAGAAGGTGCGCATGAGAACGAGCAGTGGGAGGGAGCTCTTCTTTAATGAGAACGGGGACCCACCTGCGGTGTATGATATAGTGAACTGGCAGCTGAGTCCGGAGGGTGGAATAAAACAGGTCAAGGTGGGAAGCTATGATACCAAAGCTCCAATTGGACAGGTTTTCACCATCAATGCCAGTGCCGTGCATTGGGCGTCAGGTGTAAGGGAG GTCCCTATCTCCGTCTGCAACAGCAGTTGTCTCTCTGGTTTTAGGAAGGCAACATTGAGAGGGAAGCCTGTCTGCTGCTTCCAATGTGTCCTCTGTTCCAGAGGAGAGATCTCCAACCAAACAG ACTCTCTTTATTGTTCTAAATGTCCATGGGATATGTGGCCCAATCTTCAAAGGGACAAATGCCTCCCAAAGTCCAGAGAATTCCTCTCATATGAAGAGCCATTGGGTGTCACCTTGGCAGTTACAAGTGTCTCCTCCTCTTTATTCCCGGTTGTTATGTTTGCACTTTTTATCCACTTCAAAACCACTCCCATTGTCAGAGCCAATAACTACACCCTCAGTTGTCTTCTCCTgttgtccctgtccctctgcttcctctgctctTTGGCTTTCATTGGTTTCCCCCAACCTGCGAAGTGTCTTCTGCGCCAGGTAGCTTTTGGTATAGTCTTTGCTCTCTGTATCTCATGTATCTTGGCCAAAACTATCATGGTGGTCTTCGCCTTCAAGGCCACCAAGCCTGGTAGCAATCTGAGGAAGTGGACCTGCAATCAGGTGTCTTATcttattgtaattgtatgcatCCTTATTCAAACTTTTCTCTGCATCTTCTGGCTCTCATTCTCACCTCCCTTTCCAGAACTCAACATCCAGACCAAATCTGGGGTCATTATCGTTGAGTGTAATGAGGGCTTCCCCATCATCTTCTGGGGCATGCTAGGATATCTCGGTCTGCTGGCTACTGTTAGCTTTATCGTTGCCTTCCAGGCCAGGCAGCTACCTGACAGCTTCAATGAGGCCAAGTTCATCACCTTCAGCATGCTGGCCTTCCTCAGTGTCTGGGTGTCCTATATCCCGGCCTCCCTCAGCGCACGTGGCAAGTACACTGTGGCCATGGAGGTATTCGCCATCCTGTCTTCCAGCTGGGCTCTGGTGGTCTGCATGTTTGTGCCCAAATGTTTCATCATATTGTTCCAACCCAACATGAACTCGAGAGAGCATCTCATGGGGAAAGAAAGAGGTCAAACTCACAAggtcaaataa